Proteins from a single region of Harmonia axyridis chromosome 4, icHarAxyr1.1, whole genome shotgun sequence:
- the LOC123678907 gene encoding sperm-associated antigen 7 homolog, whose protein sequence is MDLLGSILNSMDKPPTMSDKDREIKKKKKEFYEKHQAAEKDRLQRFKERVEEKILKHFDDKNNTTFKFDPMDAIQRSIVHEIAENQNLLAYAFGEDGVDRYMRLYRKDHPPCEDELAARRRGEPWNEAIKKKLIEKRQLEEHESIESNQSRRKKQKFIPNSNYKDKYAHIIGQEAALDAAKNVGANKSYGIVPSENKKDVRSIEQAMADIRAKKKQKLECNQVADC, encoded by the exons ATGGATCTTCTTGGttcaatattgaattcaatGGATAAGCCACCTACCATGTCAGATAAAGACAGggaaattaaaaaaa aaaaaaaggaattctACGAAAAACATCAAGCTGCCGAAAAAGATAGGTTACAAAGGTTTAAAGAAAGAGTAGAAGAAAAGATATTAAAACATTTCGATGATAAAAATAACACAACTTTCAAGTTTGATCCGATGGATGCAATTCAAAGAAGTATTGT GCATGAAATTGCAGAGAATCAAAATTTATTAGCTTATGCTTTTGGTGAAGATGGTGTTGATAGGTATATGAGATTATACCGCAAAGATCACCCACCTTGTGAGGATGAATTAGCAGCCAGACGCCGGGGAGAACCGTGGAATGaagctattaaaaaaaaattgattgaaaag aggCAACTAGAAGAACATGAAAGTATAGAATCAAACCAATCCAGaagaaagaaacaaaaatttattcCTAATAGTAACTATAAAGATAAATATGCTCACATCATTGGTCAAGAGGCAGCTCTTGATGCGGCAAAGAATGTAGGAGCGAATAAGTCCTATGGAATTG tgccaagtgaaaacaaaaaagatgtTAGGTCAATAGAACAAGCTATGGCAGATATAAGAgcgaaaaagaaacaaaaattggaATGTAATCAAGTAGCCGATTGCTGA